The Cucumis melo cultivar AY chromosome 6, USDA_Cmelo_AY_1.0, whole genome shotgun sequence genome includes a region encoding these proteins:
- the LOC103496117 gene encoding pentatricopeptide repeat-containing protein At3g62890-like: MHNGIRLSISIPTPTLLLFRILHSYSGSAHIETVPPPSSPLFKCSISPLTISATLQNLLQPLSAPGPPPILSYAPVFQFLTGLNMLKLGHQVHAHMLLRGLQPTALVGSKMVAFYASSGDIDSSVSVFNGIGEPSSLLFNSMIRAYARYGFAERTVATYFSMHSWGFTGDYFTFPFVLKSSADLLSVWMGKCVHGLILRIGLHCDLYVATSLIDLYGKCGEINEAGKVFDNMTIRDVSSWNALLAGYMKSGCVDAAVAIFERMPWRNIVSWTTMISGYSQSGLAQQALSLFDEMMKEDSGVRPNWVTIMSVLPACAQLSTLERGTQIHELACRMGLNSNASVLIALTAMYAKCGSLVDARNCFDKLNRSEKNLIAWNTMITAYASYGHGLEAVSTFREMIQAGIQPDDITFTGLLSGCSHSGLVDVGLKYFNHMSTTYSINPRVEHYACVADLLGRAGRLAEASKLVDEMPMPAGASIWGSLLAACRKHRNLEMAEIAARKLFVLEPENSGNYVLLSNMYAEAGRWQEVDKLRAIVKSQGTKKSPGCSWIEINGKAHMFLGGDTSHPQAKEIYMFLEALPEKMKAAGYVPDTSYVLHDISEEEKEFNLIAHSEKLAVAFGILNTPAETVLRVTKNLRICGDCHTAMVFISEIYGREVIVRDINRFHHFKGGSCSCGDYW, translated from the coding sequence ATGCACAATGGCATTCGATTATCAATCTCCATCCCAACCCCTACTCTCCTTCTCTTTCGAATCCTTCATTCATACTCTGGTTCCGCTCACATCGAAACTGTCCCTCCACCATCATCTCCACTATTCAAATGCTCAATCTCTCCCCTTACAATCTCTGCGACTCTCCAAAACCTTCTGCAGCCGCTCTCTGCGCCAGGCCCACCTCCGATTCTATCTTATGCCCCCGTTTTCCAGTTCCTTACTGGCCTAAACATGTTGAAATTGGGCCATCAAGTTCACGCCCATATGCTTCTCCGTGGCCTTCAGCCCACTGCGCTGGTTGGCTCCAAGATGGTTGCATTTTATGCCAGTTCGGGTGATATTGATTCCTCTGTTTCCGTCTTCAATGGGATTGGTGAGCCTTCCTCTCTCTTGTTTAATTCCATGATTCGAGCTTATGCTCGATATGGGTTTGCAGAGAGAACTGTTGCCACTTATTTTTCTATGCATTCTTGGGGCTTTACAGGGGATTACTTTACTTTCCCTTTTGTTCTTAAGTCTTCTGCGGATTTGTTGAGTGTTTGGATGGGGAAATGTGTTCATGGACTGATTTTGAGAATTGGGTTGCATTGTGATTTGTATGTGGCTACTTCTTTGATTGATCTGTATGGGAAATGTGGTGAAATAAATGAGGCGGGTAAGGTGTTTGATAATATGACTATTAGAGATGTTTCATCTTGGAATGCTTTGCTTGCTGGTTATATGAAGAGTGGGTGTGTTGATGCCGCAGTGGCGATTTTCGAGAGAATGCCATGGAGGAATATTGTCTCTTGGACGACAATGATTTCTGGATACTCACAGAGCGGCTTGGCACAGCAGGCATTGAGTTTGTTTGATGAAATGATGAAAGAAGATTCAGGAGTAAGACCGAATTGGGTGACTATAATGAGCGTCCTCCCAGCTTGTGCACAATTATCGACACTTGAACGTGGAACGCAGATTCATGAGTTGGCTTGTCGGATGGGTTTGAATTCAAATGCTTCTGTGCTGATTGCGCTTACTGCAATGTATGCAAAATGTGGAAGCTTAGTCGATGCTCGCAACTGTTTCGACAAGCTGAATAGAAGTGAAAAGAATTTGATTGCTTGGAATACCATGATAACTGCTTATGCGTCCTATGGACATGGGCTTGAAGCAGTGTCAACCTTTCGGGAGATGATCCAAGCAGGCATTCAGCCGGACGACATTACATTCACAGGATTGCTCTCCGGTTGCAGCCATTCAGGTCTTGTTGATGTTGGTTTAAAGTACTTCAACCACATGAGCACCACATATTCGATCAATCCCAGAGTTGAGCATTATGCCTGTGTTGCCGATCTCTTAGGTCGAGCAGGGAGATTAGCTGAAGCAAGTAAACTTGTAGATGAAATGCCAATGCCTGCAGGAGCAAGTATTTGGGGTTCACTATTAGCTGCCTGTCGAAAACACCGAAATCTGGAAATGGCAGAAATAGCAGCAAGAAAGCTTTTTGTCCTAGAACCAGAAAACTCCGGCAACTACGTTCTACTTTCGAACATGTATGCTGAAGCTGGGAGGTGGCAGGAAGTTGACAAACTGAGAGCAATTGTGAAATCCCAAGGGACAAAGAAAAGTCCAGGTTGCAGTTGGATCGAGATAAATGGCAAAGCACATATGTTTCTCGGTGGCGATACATCTCACCCTCAAGCCAAGGAAATCTACATGTTCTTGGAGGCGTTGCCAGAGAAGATGAAAGCAGCTGGCTATGTTCCTGATACAAGCTATGTGTTGCACGACATCAGCGAGGAAGAGAAAGAATTCAACCTCATTGCACACAGTGAGAAGCTCGCCGTTGCATTTGGGATTCTTAACACTCCTGCCGAAACTGTTCTCCGGGTGACAAAGAACTTGAGAATTTGTGGAGACTGCCACACTGCAATGGTGTTCATTTCAGAGATATATGGGCGGGAAGTCATTGTTAGAGATATCAACCGATTTCATCACTTTAAAGGGGGTTCTTGTTCTTGTGGAGATTACTGGTGA